DNA from Metabacillus flavus:
ATCGGGCTTAATTTCGCAGGAAGTTTGAAGACCGTTCTTCAGTGCATCTGTATCCACTAAAAACAAACGCTGAATCGTCAACAAACCCTCTTTTTTAGCGAATTGGATCAAGGAACTTTTGGTCGTTACAATCCCTGTAGGTTTGACATATTTCGCTATAAATTTAAGCCCTTCCTTGTCAAAACTAATGCCCGGAATCTTTTCCAAGTGCAGGAAAACGAACCTCCCATTTTCCTTGAGCAAATCGACATACCGCTTGATCACACTGATATTCCCCGTTAAAAGAAAAGCCGATCGAATATCCGACTCAAGAAAAAGTTCAAGACTCTTAGGGTCTTTTATCGAAGAAATAAGCCTGTCGTTTTCAAGGTGTTTAATAAACTCACGCTGTATCTCCATCCTGCTTCCTTCCTTCCTCTACAAACAAAAAAATCCATAAAAACGAACGAGGATTCTTTAAAGCATCCCCTTCTTTTTATGGTTTCTCATATTTAACCGATTTACTATTCACTTGTCTTTCCCTAAATTCATATTACTGCATAATTATTAAGGTACTGTTTGCCGGATGTTTAGCAATGTAAACATTATATTTCAACTTCGTTAACTTATTGGAAAAAAGCTCCTCCACATGGAAGAGCTGGTTTTTTTGATTCGGTCTGGATTATTTTTCTTCCAGAAGGCCTTTTAAATCAGAATATATATTCGCTGGTTCGAACCCTAATGCTGATACAGGCTCCCTTGCCCGATTAATCCAGGCAGTCTTAAATCCAAAGCTTGAAGCACCTGCAATATCCCACTGATTAGAGGACACAAATAATATATCGGTTTTATCGAGTCCAAGCTTTTCCATCGCATAACTGTAGGAAGCAGGTGACGGCTTGTACTGTCTGATTTCATCTGCGCTCAAGGCTCCTATGAGATCTTGAAATCCATTATTTTCAATCAAAGGTTCGAGCATTCCTCTCGTTCCATTAGAATAAATAAACGTTTGTTTACCTTTAAGCTGTTTTAATACTTCTTCCGTTTCTTCGAAGGGACTCAGCTGTTCGTATTCTTTCATTAATTCTGCACATTCTTTTTCGCTCCCTTCTGTGCCATGAATCGCCAAAGAAGCTCTCAGCGCTTTTTCAGTCAGCTGATCAAAAGGCTCATATTTTTGCAAAATCTGTGTCAAAAAACAGTATTCAAGCTGTTTTTCTCTCCACGTCCGACTGATTTCCTCCCCTTTTCCCTGAAAATGCTGCTCGCATTTTTCTTTTACAGAGTAAACGTCAAACAAAGTGCCGTAGGCGTCAAATAGAATCGCTTTAATTGTCATGAGAAGGCCTCCTTTGTATCTGTTTTTTATATTTCACAAAACAGCCCCTGCAAAACACTGCAGAATGCTGATAAGTGATTAACATGGTGAAAACGGGTAAGGTTTGATTACACGCAATAATATTGGAGGATTGAGCCATGGGAAATTACCCGGAACTTTTTGCAGAACAGCTACTCGGACCTTATAAATTAAAAAACCGCTTCATTGTCTCGCCGATGACGCGAATCAGTGCAGATGAAGATGGAATGGCTAATTCCCGAATGGAACGCTATTACAAACGCTATGCAAAGGGCGGATTTGCCGCCGTTATTTCTGAGGGGATCTATACAGACGGCCGCTACAGCCAGGGCTATTTAAATCAGCCGGGTTTAGTATCCGCCGGCCATATTGCTTCCTGGAGACCGATTACTGAAACCGTTCAGGATCACGGCGCCCTGATTATTGCCCAGCTCATGCACGCAGGCGGCCAATCTCAGGGAAACATTCATTCAAAACAAACAGCAGCACCATCTGCTATTGCCCCTAAAGGCGAACAGCTCGAGTTCTATGGCGGCTCCGGTCCATATGCCGTACCTAAAGAAATGAGTGAACAGGATATAACGGAGGTGAAAAGAGGTTTTGCAGCCGCAGCTATGAATGCCCGCCAGGCCGGTTTCAATGGCGTAGAAATTCACGGAGCAAATGGATATCTGCTTGATCAGTTCCTGACAGCGAGCTTAAATGAGAGAGAAGATTCCTATGGCGGTTCCCTGCAGAACCGGATGAGGCTGTTAATGGAAATCATATATGACGTTCAGCAGGCGGCAGGAAACGATATGATCATCGGTATCCGGATTTCTCAGGCAAAGGTGTCGGATTCAAATTATAAATGGCCGCATGGAGAGAAGGATGCAGAAGCGATATTCTCCCTTCTGGGAAAAACACCGCTGGATTATATTCACGTTACGGATGCCAATGGTACTGCATCATCCTTTGGTGACGGCACAAAATCACTTGCAGCAGCAGCAAAAGAATATAGCGGATTGCCGGTTATCGCCAACGGGCAGCTGCAGGATCCGAGAAAGGCTTCTTCCTTAATTTCCTCTGGAGAAGCTGATTTTGTCAGCCTTGGTACAGGAGCTTTAGCCAATCCTGATGCACCGAAGAAGATCAGCAAAGGGAAGGATCTTGAGGCCTTCAATCCTGAGGAAATTCTCATGCCGCTTGCAAACATAAAAGATTTAGAGCTGTAAATCTTCGAGCCGCCGGGACAATCCGGCGGTTTTTTGAATGCCTTCCCTTAAAAAATGATATAATAGAAGCATTACAAAGGAAGGGAGGTGAACTAGGTGTTTCTGGATTTGGATTTTTTAAATGATATGAGCCATTTAATTCTGCTGGTAACCCTTGTCGTCTCGGCTGGCGGAACCCTCGCTTTAGCCTATGTTTCAGGAAAAAGTGTTAAAATGGACATGTCGATAAAAAGAAATTGGCAGCCGGACATATCAGCTCCTAAACCCTGCCGCTATTTTATCGGCGGCATGGATCAGCTGCATACTTGGATTATCAGAATTATGAAAATGGCCTCTTCACCAGATGATGACGGGGACCGCCACCCCTTCTCGTACGATACACAAGCGATAAAAATACGAGGAGGGCACTTATGCCAAACCATTCATCTATGTTCACGTTCCTTAAACGGTCAAGTTTATTACTTCTGACTTTTTCGGTTCTCCTGCTAAGCGGATGCTCGGCAGATCATACACCAATCAATAGCGAGACAACCGGGTTTTTTAACCATTTTGTTGTTTTCCCTTTTTCTGCTTTGATCAAGTATACTGCTTCTCTATTCGGAGGCAGCTATGGAGTAGCGATTATCCTCGTTACATTTCTAGTCCGTCTGCTCCTTATGCCGTTCATGATGAAGCAATACAAAAATCAGCAGCAAATGAAGAAAAAAATGGCGATCCTGCAGCCTGAAATGAAAAAGCTTCAGGAAAAATACAAAGACAAGAAAAAAGACCCGGAATCACAGCGTCTTATGCAGCAGGAAACGCTTCAGCTTTATCAGAAGCATGGGTACAATCCGCTGGCTATGGGCTGTCTGCCGATCCTGATCCAGACTCCTATTCTTTTCGGATTTTACTTTGCGATACAAAGAACTCCGGAGATCGCCGCGCATTCCTTTCTCTGGTTCGACCTTGGGCATACGGACGCCATTATGCCGTTCATCGCAGCAGCCGTTTACTTCCTGCAGGCAAAAGTCTCCCAAATGGATATGCCGGCAGAACAGCAAAAGCAAATGGCCATGGTCGCCTATGTGATGCCAATTATGATGGGGGCTGCGTCATTCGGAGCAGCTGCATTCCTTCCCCTGTATTGGACCATTGGAGGCATGTTCGTCATTCTGCAGACGCTGCTTGCAAAGCACCTGTACAAAGAAAAAGATCTTTCTGCTGTTCCAAAAACACTGGAAAATTAGGGTTTCAAAGCGCCTCAGCTACGGGGGCGCTTTTTTTTTGGCTTCGGTTGTTGAACAGCGGCGCGGAATGTCGAATAGCAGCGAAAGTATGTCGAATAGCCGCCAAGAAATGTCGATTATCAACCGGAAACTGTCGAAAAGCGCCCATTCGGCAGTTTTCGCCAAAAAGAGTGGCAGCCGCCAAACTTTTCAAGATAAGCGCACAGCTTTTTATTCCGGTTTTCTCCCAAAAAAAGGACGCCCGGCATTCCGCCGGGCATCTTTTCATCTTATTGAGCCGTATAGCTCTGATAATCATTGCTCTCAAGCAAATCGATTAGCTTAATGTCTTTGTTATTATCTCTAAAATAACGGTACGTAAAGGAATTTTCGAAGAGGACAGCGTACTGGCCATAGCGGTCCTTTACGAGCATACTGCGGTTATCGAACTTTTTGCGGTCCACTTTTTCATCCTCGATCCAGCGGGCAATCCTGTCACCGAGAGACGTCAATTCAATTTCAACACTGTACTCGGAACGCATGCGCTCTTCAAACACTTCGAATTGCAGCTGGCCGACAGCGCCAAGAATGATATCATCTGTAAGCTCCTGGCGGAAGAGCTGAATGGCGCCTTCCTGTACAAGCTGGTCGATTCCTTTTTTGAATTGCTTCGACTTCATAACATTTTTCGCTCGAACCTTTTTAAACATTTCGGGCGGGAACTGCGGAAGCTCTTCATATTCAAACCGGTCTTTACCCGCTACAAGGGTATCCCCGATTTGATAGGCATTGGGGTCGTAGATTCCGATGATATCACCCGGGTAGGCAATGTCCACTGTTTCCCGATCTCCTGCCATGAAGGATTGCGACTGTGCAAGCTTAATGACTTTATTCGTTCTGCTTAACGTTACGTTCATTCCGCGTTCGAACGTACCGGAGCAGATACGCAGGAAGGCGATCCGGTCTCTATGTTTTGTGTTCATATTAGCTTGTATTTTGAAAACATATCCGGAGAAATCCTCTTTTTCCGGCTCGATAAAACCTTCGTTTGTGCGGCGCGGCTGAGGTGA
Protein-coding regions in this window:
- a CDS encoding NADH:flavin oxidoreductase encodes the protein MGNYPELFAEQLLGPYKLKNRFIVSPMTRISADEDGMANSRMERYYKRYAKGGFAAVISEGIYTDGRYSQGYLNQPGLVSAGHIASWRPITETVQDHGALIIAQLMHAGGQSQGNIHSKQTAAPSAIAPKGEQLEFYGGSGPYAVPKEMSEQDITEVKRGFAAAAMNARQAGFNGVEIHGANGYLLDQFLTASLNEREDSYGGSLQNRMRLLMEIIYDVQQAAGNDMIIGIRISQAKVSDSNYKWPHGEKDAEAIFSLLGKTPLDYIHVTDANGTASSFGDGTKSLAAAAKEYSGLPVIANGQLQDPRKASSLISSGEADFVSLGTGALANPDAPKKISKGKDLEAFNPEEILMPLANIKDLEL
- a CDS encoding haloacid dehalogenase type II encodes the protein MTIKAILFDAYGTLFDVYSVKEKCEQHFQGKGEEISRTWREKQLEYCFLTQILQKYEPFDQLTEKALRASLAIHGTEGSEKECAELMKEYEQLSPFEETEEVLKQLKGKQTFIYSNGTRGMLEPLIENNGFQDLIGALSADEIRQYKPSPASYSYAMEKLGLDKTDILFVSSNQWDIAGASSFGFKTAWINRAREPVSALGFEPANIYSDLKGLLEEK
- the yidC gene encoding membrane protein insertase YidC — protein: MPNHSSMFTFLKRSSLLLLTFSVLLLSGCSADHTPINSETTGFFNHFVVFPFSALIKYTASLFGGSYGVAIILVTFLVRLLLMPFMMKQYKNQQQMKKKMAILQPEMKKLQEKYKDKKKDPESQRLMQQETLQLYQKHGYNPLAMGCLPILIQTPILFGFYFAIQRTPEIAAHSFLWFDLGHTDAIMPFIAAAVYFLQAKVSQMDMPAEQQKQMAMVAYVMPIMMGAASFGAAAFLPLYWTIGGMFVILQTLLAKHLYKEKDLSAVPKTLEN
- a CDS encoding glycerol-3-phosphate responsive antiterminator; the protein is MEIQREFIKHLENDRLISSIKDPKSLELFLESDIRSAFLLTGNISVIKRYVDLLKENGRFVFLHLEKIPGISFDKEGLKFIAKYVKPTGIVTTKSSLIQFAKKEGLLTIQRLFLVDTDALKNGLQTSCEIKPDALELMPGLIPELITKVKAKTDLPIITGGLISNKAHIHAALESGAMAVSTGKPWLWKKPEF